AGTGAGCAATCCCTTCGAAGACGAGAGCGCGCAGTACCAGGTGCTCGTGAACGATGAAGGCCAGCACTCCCTGTGGCCGGTCTTCGCCGACGTGCCCGCGGGGTGGACCTCGGTCTTCGGGCCGGACGACCGCCCGAACTGTCTGTCCTACGTCGAGGACAACTGGACGGACATGCGTCCCGCCAGCCTGGTCGCCGCCATGACGTCCGACGGCGGCACCGACGCCGTCGCCGTCGAC
The Streptomyces sp. NBC_01485 genome window above contains:
- a CDS encoding MbtH family protein, coding for MSNPFEDESAQYQVLVNDEGQHSLWPVFADVPAGWTSVFGPDDRPNCLSYVEDNWTDMRPASLVAAMTSDGGTDAVAVDVAE